In the Larimichthys crocea isolate SSNF unplaced genomic scaffold, L_crocea_2.0 scaffold364, whole genome shotgun sequence genome, one interval contains:
- the LOC109140851 gene encoding stonustoxin subunit beta, with product MASENMKVAALGRPFTLGMLYDARKDELIPGVTLWDGKTLQENTSESSQHSSAFQISASDSIESKSSLLDVEASLKASFLGGLIEVGGSAKYLNDTKKFKNQSRVTFQYKATTNFKQLSMAHLLTMDTEQADLIEKGFATHVVTGILYGAKAFFVFDSEKLEASSVQDIQGHMEAVVKKIPSLDIEGEADINLNDEEKALTEKFSCKFYGDFILESNPATFVDAVKTYVELPKLLGEKGENSVPVTVWLMPLKNLGSGAAELMSGISVGLVRKAQDALEDLKEIEMRCNDSLDDGVAEHFPQIHKDLSSFKKSCNYYTSHLQQIMGKKFPLIREGKENESSVEQVFEDRHGSPFSHDKLSEWLDHKEREINVIWSCVGMMEGVKIVHSQSELDREVLAAGVEHAVCFVFTSLKSADPCLDAMNNYLDTLELRSTTEVPWYYSHEVLTKTRKKAEVVHNLAKALKNNPRVCFLIASIANEKYTGATIYHYKDGYRVTDDFTKPEIPDVEEITDRTDLMWYACDLTLDPNTANNDLTLSEENKKATYGETQDYSDHRERFDKQHQVLCSQGLTERHYWEVEWTISSDPWVVIAATYKSIQRKGKGSDSRLGDNAISWGLEKTTSSVKHILRTAHDGRWETIPSPSVCSRVGVYLDWPAGTLSFYDVSSNTLSHLHTFHTTFTEPLYPGFWVIWHPNYVYLCPFE from the exons ATGGCCTCAGAGAACATGAAGGTTGCTGCCCTGGGTCGACCTTTCACCCTGGGAATGCTGTACGATGCTCGGAAAGATGAACTGATCCCAG GTGTGACACTGTGGGATGGTAAAACTCTCCAAGAAAACACAAGTGAAAGCTCTCAGCACAGCAGTGCATTTCAAATTTCTGCATCTGACTCCATTGAATCCAAGtcttctctgctggatgttgaAGCTTCTCTGAAGGCCAGCTTCCTGGGTGGACTGATTGAAGTTGGAGGATCTGCCAAGTATCTGAATGATACGAAGAAATTCAAGAATCAGAGCAGAGTGACATTTCAGTACAAAGCTACAACCAACTTCAAACAGCTGTCAATGGCTCACCTTCTAACCATGGACACAGAACAGGCAGATCTTATTGAGAAAGGTTTTGCAACACATGTAGTCACAGGCATCCTTTATGGGGCAAaagctttctttgtgtttgacagtgagAAGTTAGAAGCCAGCAGCGTTCAAGACATCCAGGGCCACATGGAAGCTGTGGTAAAGAAGATCCCCTCTCTTGATATCGAGGGGGAAGCTGACATCAACCTAAATGATGAGGAAAAAGCCCTGACTGAGAAATTCTCCTGTAAATTCTATGGAGACTTCATTCTTGAAAGCAACCCTGCAACATTTGTAGACGCAGTGAAGACCTATGTCGAACTTCCAAAGCTTCtgggagaaaagggagagaacAGTGTTCCAGTGACGGTCTGGCTGATGCCACTGAAGAATTTAGGTTCAGGAGCTGCTGAGCTGATGAGTGGGATCAGCGTTGGACTAGTGAGGAAGGCGCAAGATGCTCTAGAAGATTTAAAGGAAATAGAAATGAGATGCAATGATTCTCTGGATGACGGAGTAGCAGAGCATTTTCCACAGATTCACAAAGATCTAAGCAGTTTCAAAAAATCCTGTAATTATTACACATCTCACCTCCAGCAGATCATGGGGAAGAAATTTCCCCTCATCCGTGAAGGTAAAGAAAATGAGAGTTCAGTAGAACAAGTCTTTGAAGACAGACACGGGTCACCATTCAGTCATGACAAACTCAGCGAGTGGCTGGatcataaagagagagaaatcaatGTCATCTGGTCCTGTGTAGGAATGATGGAGGGAGTGAAGATCGTCCATAGTCAGTCAGAGTTGGACAGAGAGGTTCTTGCTGCAGGTGTAGAACATGCTGTGTGCTTCGTTTTCACCTCCCTGAAGAGTGCTGACCCCTGCCTTGATGCGATGAACAACTACTTGGATACTCTTGAGTTAAGAAGTACCACTGAAGTCCCATGGTACTACTCACATGAAGTTTTAACCAAAACGAGAAAAAAAGCTGAAGTGGTCCACAATCTTGCCAAAGCACTGAAGAACAACCCCAGAGTCTGTTTCCTCATAGCCTCGATTGCAAATGAGAAGTACACAGGAGCAACTATCTACCATTACAAGGACGGTTATCGGGTCACTGATGATTTCACAAAGCCTGAGATCCCTGATGTGGAGGAGATCACAGACAGGACAGATCTGATGTGGT ATGCCTGTGACCTCACCCTGGAcccaaacactgcaaacaacGACCTCACTCTgtctgaggaaaacaaaaaggcaacatATGGAGAAACACAGGACTATTCTGATCATCGAGAGAGGTTTGATAAACAACATCAGGTGTTGTGCAGTCAGGGGTTAACTGAGCGTCATTACTGGGAGGTAGAGTGGACCATTAGCTCCGATCCATGGGTTGTCATAGCTGCTACATACAAATCAattcaaagaaaaggaaaaggttCAGATAGCAGACTTGGTGATAATGCCATATCATGGGGTTTGGAGAAAACTACTTCATCTGTCAAGCACATACTTCGGACAGCGCATGATGGGAGGTGGGAGACAattccttctccctctgtctgcagcagagtTGGGGTGTATCTGGACTGGCCTGCTGGCACTCTGTCCTTTTACGATGTCTCTTCTAACACACTGAGTCACCTGCACACCTTTCACACCACATTCACTGAGCCTCTTTACCCAGGCTTCTGGGTTATTTGGCATCCCAATTATGTATACCTGTGTCCATTTGAATAA